A single Candidatus Caccoplasma merdavium DNA region contains:
- a CDS encoding phosphatidylglycerophosphatase A, whose product MSAQKPPFFHLLVATGFGSGFSPVAPGTAGALLAVLLWVAGYFLLPFAQLQVLLAVLVVYFTVQGVYSSGVMEKYWGEDPSRVVVDEMVGVWIPLLVVPDGGWWYVVAAFVLFRFFDIVKPLGVRRMERLGGGMGIMMDDILAGVYSAVLLGAARFLIG is encoded by the coding sequence ATGTCGGCACAAAAACCACCTTTTTTTCATCTCCTTGTGGCAACGGGTTTCGGCTCCGGATTTTCGCCTGTGGCTCCCGGTACGGCCGGCGCGCTGTTGGCGGTGCTGTTGTGGGTGGCGGGCTATTTCCTGTTGCCTTTTGCCCAGTTGCAGGTGCTGTTGGCCGTTTTGGTTGTCTACTTCACCGTGCAGGGTGTCTATTCGAGCGGTGTGATGGAGAAATATTGGGGCGAAGACCCTTCGCGCGTCGTCGTCGACGAGATGGTGGGCGTGTGGATTCCGTTGCTTGTCGTCCCCGACGGCGGGTGGTGGTATGTGGTGGCCGCCTTTGTCCTGTTCCGTTTTTTCGATATTGTCAAGCCGCTCGGCGTGCGCCGCATGGAGCGTCTCGGAGGCGGAATGGGCATTATGATGGACGATATTTTGGCCGGCGTTTACAGCGCGGTGTTGCTCGGCGCGGCTCGCTTTTTGATAGGATAA
- a CDS encoding GtrA family protein, producing the protein MSRRSFILFFKAMCSAQIASAVDFAVTFLLVNFCGLYYVAATFLGAFSGGVVNCCINYKWVFSVSSSKHLIALKYLLVWSGSILLNTAGTYLLTEGVMRMAWVDRLNALVSVNLFLLPKIIVALLVSFFWNYQLQRKFVYCDCRFDRLLTSHKR; encoded by the coding sequence ATGTCGCGACGTTCGTTCATATTATTTTTCAAGGCCATGTGCTCGGCTCAGATAGCCAGCGCCGTCGATTTTGCCGTGACCTTTCTCCTGGTCAATTTTTGCGGGCTCTACTATGTCGCAGCCACTTTCCTCGGCGCATTCTCGGGAGGCGTGGTCAACTGCTGCATCAATTACAAATGGGTGTTCAGCGTCTCTTCGTCGAAACACCTCATTGCTTTGAAATATTTATTGGTATGGAGCGGAAGCATACTGCTCAATACCGCCGGCACTTATCTCCTTACCGAAGGGGTGATGCGCATGGCCTGGGTCGACCGCTTGAATGCCCTTGTCTCGGTCAACCTCTTTCTTTTGCCCAAAATCATCGTGGCGCTCCTTGTTTCGTTTTTCTGGAACTACCAGTTGCAGCGGAAGTTTGTCTACTGCGACTGCCGCTTCGACAGACTCCTGACTTCTCATAAAAGATAA
- a CDS encoding CDP-alcohol phosphatidyltransferase family protein: MHYRDYLQQLIYKIINPVVKGLIKMGVTPNVITTTGLVLNIVAAALFIYAGYLAREESFFYVGLGGGVVLFAGLFDMLDGRVARMGNKVSRFGAFYDSVLDRYSELFTLFGLFFFLVLQGYVAWAIVAFVALIGSIMVSYVRARAEGLGLECKVGLMQRPERVVLTSLGALFCGIFGDCTAFDPILILALPLALIALLANVTAFVRVAHCYRLFNEGK, from the coding sequence ATGCATTATCGCGATTATCTGCAACAACTCATCTACAAAATCATCAACCCCGTTGTGAAGGGGCTGATAAAAATGGGCGTGACGCCCAATGTCATCACCACCACCGGCCTGGTGCTCAATATCGTCGCGGCGGCTCTCTTTATTTATGCCGGCTATTTGGCTCGTGAAGAATCGTTCTTCTATGTGGGGCTGGGCGGCGGCGTTGTGCTTTTTGCCGGCCTTTTCGACATGCTCGACGGCCGTGTGGCCCGCATGGGCAATAAGGTTTCCCGCTTTGGTGCCTTCTACGACTCGGTGCTCGACCGGTATAGCGAGCTCTTCACCCTTTTCGGCCTTTTCTTTTTCCTTGTCCTGCAAGGATATGTGGCTTGGGCCATTGTTGCCTTTGTCGCGCTCATCGGCTCGATCATGGTGAGCTATGTGAGGGCACGGGCCGAAGGGTTGGGCTTGGAGTGCAAAGTGGGACTCATGCAGCGTCCCGAACGGGTGGTACTCACCAGCCTGGGCGCGCTTTTTTGTGGCATATTCGGCGACTGCACGGCATTCGACCCGATACTCATTCTCGCACTGCCCTTGGCTCTTATCGCCCTCTTGGCCAATGTCACGGCTTTTGTGCGGGTGGCCCATTGTTATCGCTTGTTCAATGAAGGAAAATAA
- a CDS encoding inositol phosphorylceramide synthase, translated as MTTSFHRRKDSLTAVAVLLLFLLMTALFIGLRPEHVAMAVLLGVLFFASPYTRKLLMTLLPFVIFAVSYDWMRVWPNYKVNDIDVAGLYTAEKTLFGIDVDGVRMTLCEFFNEHHAVVADFFAGLFYLCWVPVPVLFALFLFLRGRRALALRFSVVFLLVNLIGFAGYYIHPAAPPWYVMEYGFEPVLGTPGNVAGLGRFDALVGMEIFAPMYGRNANVFAALPSLHSAYVLVAFVYAIMGRCKKWLIALFGVITVGIWFTAVYSGHHYLIDVLLGILCALVGILLFEQVLMRWPAFRRFMERYTAYVS; from the coding sequence ATGACAACCTCTTTTCACCGTCGGAAGGATTCGCTCACGGCTGTGGCCGTCTTGCTCCTTTTTCTGCTCATGACCGCTCTGTTTATCGGCCTGCGGCCCGAACATGTGGCGATGGCGGTGCTCCTCGGCGTCCTGTTTTTTGCCTCGCCCTACACCCGCAAGCTGCTCATGACCCTTCTGCCGTTTGTTATATTTGCCGTCTCGTATGACTGGATGCGGGTGTGGCCCAATTACAAGGTCAACGACATCGATGTGGCCGGCCTTTATACGGCCGAGAAAACCCTTTTCGGCATCGATGTCGATGGCGTGCGAATGACCCTTTGCGAGTTTTTCAACGAGCACCATGCCGTTGTGGCCGATTTCTTTGCCGGCCTGTTCTATCTCTGTTGGGTGCCGGTGCCGGTACTTTTTGCCCTCTTCCTTTTTCTCCGGGGGCGTCGGGCGTTGGCCTTGCGGTTTTCTGTCGTCTTTTTGCTGGTCAATCTCATCGGATTTGCCGGATATTATATACACCCTGCGGCTCCGCCCTGGTATGTCATGGAGTATGGCTTTGAACCGGTTCTCGGTACGCCCGGGAATGTGGCCGGGCTGGGCCGCTTCGACGCCTTGGTGGGCATGGAGATTTTTGCCCCCATGTATGGCCGCAATGCCAATGTCTTTGCGGCATTGCCTTCGTTGCACTCGGCCTATGTGCTCGTCGCTTTTGTCTACGCCATCATGGGACGTTGCAAGAAGTGGCTCATTGCCCTTTTTGGTGTCATCACGGTGGGAATCTGGTTCACGGCCGTCTATTCGGGCCATCATTATCTCATCGACGTGCTGCTGGGCATACTCTGTGCCTTGGTGGGTATCTTGCTTTTCGAACAGGTCTTGATGCGCTGGCCGGCCTTCCGCCGTTTCATGGAGCGGTACACCGCCTATGTGTCGTGA
- a CDS encoding DUF2752 domain-containing protein: MYKARIKKKHIAWTLLVLVMCFIFYTLDPSECRVFPRCPFLTLTGWECPGCGSQRALHSLLHLHLADALRYNALLLLSIPYIALLLFAEAYRTRFPKFYLRVHKPVYVWSYLAAVILWGVGRNLVVGV; encoded by the coding sequence ATGTATAAAGCCAGAATAAAAAAGAAACACATCGCATGGACGCTTCTCGTCCTTGTGATGTGTTTTATTTTTTACACGCTCGACCCAAGCGAATGCCGGGTGTTTCCCCGCTGTCCGTTTCTCACGCTCACCGGGTGGGAATGTCCCGGCTGCGGCAGCCAACGGGCTTTGCACAGCCTGCTGCATCTGCACCTTGCCGACGCCCTGCGTTACAACGCCTTGCTGCTACTCTCGATTCCCTATATCGCGTTGCTCCTTTTCGCCGAAGCCTACCGCACGCGATTTCCCAAATTCTATCTGCGCGTGCACAAGCCCGTCTATGTATGGAGCTATCTCGCAGCCGTCATTCTCTGGGGAGTGGGGCGCAACCTTGTCGTGGGGGTCTGA
- a CDS encoding CD225/dispanin family protein translates to MEFYILIDGKTEGPFSLEKLKEMPVTPQTKVWRQGMPEWLPAEQVGELNFLFGTPPPAPAMDDNRRQAESSTLKIAPRTWLVESILITVLCCLPFGIVGIVYASKVSSLLNIGQYDEAVAASKEAGKWVKIGFITGLIGIILYVLVVFLVIYTTDTSDMSYIDV, encoded by the coding sequence ATGGAATTTTACATTTTAATCGACGGAAAAACCGAAGGGCCGTTCAGTCTCGAAAAGTTGAAAGAGATGCCCGTTACGCCGCAAACGAAAGTTTGGCGACAAGGCATGCCCGAATGGCTGCCGGCCGAACAAGTGGGCGAATTGAATTTCTTGTTCGGCACGCCTCCTCCCGCACCGGCCATGGACGACAACCGCCGCCAAGCCGAATCGTCTACGTTAAAAATCGCACCGCGCACCTGGCTGGTTGAGTCTATCCTCATAACGGTACTCTGCTGCCTGCCTTTCGGCATCGTCGGCATTGTCTATGCCAGCAAAGTGAGCTCCTTGCTGAACATAGGGCAATATGATGAAGCCGTAGCGGCAAGCAAAGAGGCTGGGAAATGGGTAAAAATAGGATTCATAACCGGTCTCATCGGCATTATCCTGTATGTTCTCGTCGTATTCCTCGTCATATACACGACCGACACCTCTGACATGTCATATATCGATGTATAA
- a CDS encoding GGGtGRT protein, with the protein MIREVKFESQERRIKQIIAALNENGIKDIEEANAICDQYGLDPYKTCEETQPICFENAKWAYVVGCAIALKKGCKNAAEAAEAIGIGLQAFCIPGSVADDRKVGLGHGNLAARLLREETKCFAFLAGHESFAAAEGAIKIAAKADKVRKEPLRCILNGLGKDAAQIISRINGFTYVQTQFDYYTGELKVVREIAYSDGPRAKVKCYGADDVREGVAIMWHEGVDVSITGNSTNPTRFQHPVAGTYKKECIERGKKYFSVASGGGTGRTLHPDNMAAGPASYGMTDTMGRMHSDAQFAGSSSVPAHVEMMGFLGIGNNPMVGCTVACAVDVATALNK; encoded by the coding sequence ATGATAAGAGAAGTAAAATTCGAGAGCCAAGAACGCCGTATCAAACAAATCATCGCTGCTCTCAACGAAAACGGCATCAAAGACATCGAAGAGGCAAACGCCATCTGCGACCAATATGGTCTTGACCCCTACAAAACCTGCGAAGAGACCCAACCCATCTGCTTCGAAAACGCCAAGTGGGCCTACGTCGTAGGTTGCGCCATCGCCCTGAAAAAAGGCTGCAAAAACGCCGCCGAAGCTGCCGAAGCCATCGGTATCGGCCTGCAAGCCTTCTGCATTCCCGGCTCGGTAGCCGACGACCGCAAAGTAGGTCTCGGCCACGGTAACCTCGCCGCCCGTCTGCTGCGCGAAGAGACCAAATGCTTCGCCTTCCTCGCCGGCCACGAATCGTTCGCTGCCGCCGAAGGCGCCATCAAAATCGCCGCCAAAGCCGACAAAGTGCGCAAAGAGCCCCTGCGCTGCATCTTGAACGGTCTCGGAAAAGACGCCGCCCAAATCATCTCGCGCATCAACGGGTTCACCTATGTTCAGACCCAGTTTGACTACTACACCGGCGAGCTGAAAGTCGTTCGCGAAATCGCCTACTCCGACGGTCCCCGCGCCAAAGTAAAATGCTACGGCGCCGACGACGTGCGCGAAGGCGTGGCCATCATGTGGCACGAAGGCGTAGATGTATCCATCACGGGTAACTCGACCAACCCCACCCGCTTCCAACACCCCGTAGCCGGCACTTACAAGAAAGAGTGCATCGAAAGAGGCAAAAAATACTTCTCGGTAGCATCGGGCGGCGGAACGGGCCGTACCCTCCACCCCGACAACATGGCCGCCGGCCCCGCCTCATACGGTATGACCGACACGATGGGCCGCATGCACAGCGACGCCCAGTTCGCCGGTTCTTCGTCGGTACCCGCACACGTCGAGATGATGGGCTTCCTCGGTATCGGCAACAACCCCATGGTAGGTTGCACCGTAGCCTGCGCCGTCGACGTAGCCACCGCCCTCAACAAGTAA
- a CDS encoding diphosphate--fructose-6-phosphate 1-phosphotransferase, with translation MKKSALQVARAAYQPKLPKSLKGAVRIKEGAPTQSVADQDEIAALFPNTYGMPVLAFEPSSEEQSYPALNVGVILSGGQAPGGHNVIAGLFDGIKKMNKGSRLFGFLLGPAGLIDHKYIELTDEIIDEYRNTGGFDIIGSGRTKLEKKEQFDKGLQILKDLNISALVIIGGDDSNTNACVLAEYYKQIGAGVQVIGCPKTIDGDLKNEMIESSFGFDTACKVYSEVIGNIQRDCNSAKKYWHFIKLMGRSASHIALECALQTQPNICLISEEVEAKQQTLDDIVNYIANAVAVRASEGNNFGTVLIPEGLIEFIPAMKKLIAELNDFLANHGHEYAMVRKSEQINYIIQHLSPENAAIYSSLPETVARQLTLDRDPHGNVQVSLIETEKLLAEMVGRRLAEMKAEGSYVGKFAAQTHFFGYEGRCAAPSNFDADYCYSLGYTAAMLIGAGKTGYMSSVRNTTRPAEEWVAGGVPVTMMMNMERRNGELKPVIQKALVKLDGAPFKYFVSQRKQWERETCYVYPGPIQYFGPAEVCDQPTETLRLEHQ, from the coding sequence ATGAAAAAGAGTGCATTGCAGGTAGCTCGTGCCGCATATCAGCCCAAGTTGCCCAAGTCTTTGAAGGGGGCGGTGCGCATCAAGGAGGGGGCTCCGACACAATCGGTTGCCGACCAAGACGAGATTGCCGCCCTTTTCCCCAATACCTATGGTATGCCTGTTCTGGCTTTTGAGCCGAGCAGTGAAGAACAATCTTATCCTGCGCTGAATGTCGGCGTGATTCTCTCGGGTGGCCAGGCTCCCGGCGGGCACAATGTCATTGCCGGTCTTTTCGACGGCATCAAGAAGATGAACAAGGGTTCGCGTCTCTTCGGATTCCTGCTTGGCCCGGCCGGTCTCATCGACCACAAGTATATCGAGCTCACCGATGAAATTATCGACGAATATCGCAATACGGGCGGTTTCGACATCATCGGTTCGGGACGTACCAAACTCGAAAAGAAAGAGCAGTTCGACAAAGGTCTTCAAATTCTCAAAGACCTCAATATCTCGGCGTTGGTCATTATCGGTGGTGACGACTCCAACACCAATGCCTGCGTGTTGGCCGAGTATTACAAGCAAATCGGTGCCGGGGTGCAGGTGATCGGCTGCCCCAAGACCATCGACGGTGACTTGAAAAACGAGATGATTGAGAGCTCGTTTGGTTTTGATACCGCTTGCAAGGTCTATTCCGAGGTGATTGGCAACATACAGCGCGACTGCAACTCGGCCAAGAAATACTGGCACTTTATCAAACTCATGGGACGTTCGGCTTCGCACATCGCTTTGGAGTGTGCATTGCAGACCCAACCCAACATCTGCCTTATCTCCGAGGAGGTCGAGGCCAAGCAGCAGACTCTCGACGACATTGTCAATTACATCGCCAATGCGGTTGCCGTGCGGGCATCCGAAGGCAATAACTTCGGAACCGTGCTCATTCCCGAAGGACTCATCGAGTTTATACCGGCCATGAAGAAACTCATTGCCGAATTGAACGATTTCCTGGCCAATCATGGCCACGAATATGCCATGGTGCGGAAATCGGAGCAAATCAATTACATCATTCAACATCTTTCGCCCGAGAATGCCGCCATCTATTCCTCGTTGCCCGAGACCGTGGCCCGTCAGCTTACGCTCGACCGCGACCCGCACGGCAATGTGCAAGTGTCGCTCATCGAGACCGAAAAACTGCTCGCCGAAATGGTGGGACGCCGCTTGGCCGAGATGAAGGCCGAAGGTTCGTATGTGGGCAAATTTGCCGCTCAGACACACTTCTTCGGTTACGAAGGCCGTTGTGCCGCACCTTCGAATTTCGATGCCGACTATTGTTATTCGCTCGGTTACACGGCCGCCATGCTTATCGGTGCCGGGAAGACCGGTTACATGTCGTCGGTGCGCAATACGACACGTCCCGCCGAAGAGTGGGTTGCCGGTGGTGTGCCCGTGACGATGATGATGAACATGGAGCGCCGCAACGGTGAGTTGAAACCCGTGATACAAAAGGCATTGGTGAAACTCGACGGAGCACCTTTCAAGTATTTCGTTTCGCAACGCAAGCAGTGGGAGCGCGAGACCTGCTATGTCTATCCCGGTCCTATCCAGTATTTCGGCCCTGCCGAAGTGTGCGACCAGCCCACCGAGACATTGCGTCTTGAACATCAGTAA
- a CDS encoding HAD family hydrolase has translation MIKTVILDFDGTLADTQTCIVATTQATLHRLQLPAVLQEEIISRIGLPLRTVLAEGALIPQGDILDKAVDIYREIFDEISPNTTRLFPRVKETLMRMHADGTILTIASGKSRRVLLQMMRDFDLHALVRAIVCDDDVDHKKPAPDMALRALSLTGTRPEEALVVGDTTFDIEMGRSAGCKTCGVTFGNHSRSQLQAAGADFLIDDFAQLREIVLA, from the coding sequence ATGATAAAGACCGTTATTCTCGACTTTGATGGCACGCTGGCCGACACGCAGACCTGCATCGTCGCCACGACACAGGCCACGCTACACCGGCTGCAACTCCCGGCCGTACTCCAAGAAGAAATCATTTCACGCATCGGGCTTCCCCTGCGTACGGTTCTTGCAGAAGGAGCCCTTATCCCCCAAGGAGACATTCTCGACAAGGCCGTCGATATTTACCGCGAAATCTTCGACGAGATAAGCCCCAATACCACCCGGCTTTTCCCTCGTGTCAAAGAGACGCTGATGAGAATGCACGCCGATGGCACGATCTTGACGATTGCCTCCGGGAAGAGTCGGAGGGTTCTGTTGCAGATGATGCGAGACTTTGACCTTCATGCTTTGGTCAGAGCTATCGTATGCGACGACGACGTAGACCATAAAAAACCGGCACCCGACATGGCCTTGCGGGCGCTGTCACTCACCGGCACCCGACCCGAAGAGGCTTTGGTCGTGGGCGACACGACCTTCGACATCGAGATGGGACGCTCGGCCGGCTGCAAAACCTGCGGCGTGACTTTCGGCAACCACAGCCGCAGCCAACTCCAAGCCGCCGGAGCCGACTTCCTCATCGACGATTTTGCCCAGCTACGCGAAATTGTGCTGGCCTGA
- the dacB gene encoding D-alanyl-D-alanine carboxypeptidase/D-alanyl-D-alanine-endopeptidase has translation MGAYKPHRWVPVFLAAALFLTMGQPTAAQDVIPLFPIGGTNASSGICVIDIESGKTVAAYQAEQFFVPASTQKLITAATLLMCRRPDWQLTTRVFYDGAVSKRGRLHGNLYIQGCGDPSLGSQYADTPPDRFIQEVVAAVKAAGITAISGGIVADDGAIPDNPVVSKWLWEDVGNYYAAGCYGINYADNRFAATFSTGEPDSRPTLLGITPEVEGLRFYYPYLSTNRSGRDSAYIYGGPYEYTRRVFGSLPAHREQFTIKGDLPDPPHFLASQLTDALRKAGIKVHDEATTARRLHESGLTLPDYETDGHLLFLHTSPTLAEMLRHTLTQSDNLYAEALLRQVELAVAPTATLAGSIEEMKTIWREAGFSIDDATLYDGSGLSPLNRITPLMMGQLLAHVARSGQGGDLLPELLPQPGEGTLKRFMAGSPLAPTLHLKSGSMTGVQCYAGYYTGKRSYAVVVMVNHFSGARASVQKEIADMLTRVFTTLDNRQ, from the coding sequence ATGGGAGCATATAAACCACACCGATGGGTGCCCGTCTTTTTGGCTGCTGCTTTATTCCTGACAATGGGGCAACCGACAGCAGCCCAAGACGTCATACCCCTTTTCCCCATCGGAGGCACAAACGCCTCGTCGGGGATATGCGTCATCGACATTGAGTCGGGGAAGACCGTAGCGGCCTATCAAGCCGAACAGTTCTTCGTCCCGGCATCGACCCAGAAACTCATCACGGCCGCGACCCTGCTGATGTGCCGTCGCCCCGATTGGCAACTGACAACCCGGGTTTTCTACGACGGAGCCGTCTCAAAGCGCGGCCGGCTGCATGGCAATCTCTACATACAGGGGTGCGGTGACCCGTCGCTGGGTTCTCAATATGCCGACACACCGCCCGACCGTTTCATACAAGAGGTCGTAGCCGCGGTAAAAGCGGCCGGCATAACCGCCATCTCGGGCGGCATCGTCGCCGACGACGGAGCTATACCCGACAACCCGGTCGTGAGCAAATGGCTGTGGGAAGACGTGGGGAACTACTATGCGGCCGGGTGTTACGGCATCAACTATGCCGACAACCGCTTCGCCGCCACTTTCAGCACCGGCGAGCCCGACAGCCGTCCCACCTTGCTCGGCATCACGCCCGAAGTGGAGGGCTTGCGCTTCTATTACCCCTATCTGTCGACCAACCGCTCGGGACGCGACAGCGCCTACATCTACGGAGGCCCTTATGAATACACCCGGCGCGTGTTCGGCTCGCTGCCGGCCCATCGAGAGCAATTCACCATCAAAGGAGACCTCCCCGACCCGCCACATTTCCTGGCTTCACAACTGACCGACGCCCTGCGCAAGGCCGGCATAAAAGTTCACGATGAAGCGACCACGGCCCGACGGCTCCACGAATCGGGGCTCACGCTCCCGGACTACGAAACCGACGGGCATCTCCTGTTCCTGCACACCTCCCCCACACTGGCCGAGATGCTGCGGCACACGCTCACCCAAAGCGACAACCTCTATGCCGAAGCCCTTCTGCGACAGGTCGAACTGGCCGTTGCACCCACAGCCACTCTCGCGGGAAGTATCGAAGAGATGAAAACAATTTGGCGCGAAGCCGGATTTTCCATTGACGACGCAACCCTCTATGACGGCTCAGGTCTTTCGCCGCTCAACCGCATCACGCCGCTCATGATGGGGCAGTTGCTGGCTCATGTAGCCCGCTCGGGACAAGGAGGAGACCTCCTTCCCGAGCTCCTGCCGCAACCGGGCGAAGGCACCCTCAAACGGTTCATGGCCGGTTCGCCCCTGGCTCCGACGCTGCATCTCAAAAGCGGAAGCATGACCGGCGTGCAATGTTATGCAGGGTATTACACGGGTAAACGCTCCTACGCCGTAGTCGTGATGGTCAATCACTTCTCCGGCGCCCGGGCCTCGGTGCAAAAAGAGATAGCCGACATGCTCACCCGGGTGTTCACGACACTCGACAACCGCCAATAA
- a CDS encoding flavodoxin family protein, which translates to MKVLLINGSPHANGCTYTALHEAETTLQANGIETEMLYLGHNPIAGCIACGSCLKTGHCFRDDQVQEIQKRLDEFDGIIIGTPVYFSAPSGQLVSFLNRLFYATGTRWAGKLGASVVSCRRGGASATFEQLNQYFTLNNMPIVASQYWNSVHGSKPEDVKKDEEGLQTMRVLGQNMAWLLRCIEAGKNQGIEKPVYEPRLRTSFIR; encoded by the coding sequence ATGAAAGTCTTACTCATTAACGGAAGTCCGCACGCAAACGGGTGTACCTATACAGCATTGCACGAAGCAGAAACAACCTTACAAGCCAATGGCATAGAAACGGAAATGCTCTATCTGGGACACAACCCCATTGCCGGTTGCATTGCTTGCGGCAGTTGCCTGAAAACAGGACATTGTTTCCGAGATGACCAGGTGCAGGAAATTCAAAAACGATTGGACGAATTTGACGGAATCATCATCGGCACGCCGGTCTATTTCAGTGCCCCATCGGGACAACTTGTCTCTTTCTTAAACCGTTTATTCTACGCAACCGGCACTCGTTGGGCCGGGAAATTGGGTGCTTCGGTCGTCTCCTGCCGACGAGGCGGAGCATCAGCCACCTTCGAGCAACTCAATCAATATTTCACACTCAACAACATGCCTATTGTCGCTTCTCAATATTGGAACTCGGTCCACGGCTCCAAACCCGAGGACGTAAAGAAAGACGAAGAAGGATTACAGACCATGCGCGTGTTGGGACAAAACATGGCTTGGTTGCTCCGATGCATCGAAGCCGGGAAAAACCAAGGCATAGAAAAACCTGTATATGAACCTCGCCTGAGAACCTCGTTCATACGGTAA
- a CDS encoding AI-2E family transporter, whose product MKSIRQPYTFDRVIRILFTAVAIVAVFYLIRLLKSALLPFLIAWLMAYLVNPFVEFIQYRCRVKIRIIAIFLALIILGGVIALFVWLITPGIVEEASKMRTLIHDYLTRGSSITPFIPESWHHYLQERINFTRIAEAMDPQDWRMLIEKTATQLWALLTGSVNQIINIISWLIIFLYFIFILLDYDKIISGFKALIPNRYRTKTLEIFNDVKESMNRYFRGQACVAFLVGILFSIGFSIVGLPLAILLGLFIGLLNMVPYLQVVGFLPTLLLCMLKSVEPGQSFWWLVFACVIVFVVVQLIEDMILVPRIMGHVMGLNPAIILLSLSIWGTLLGLIGMIIALPLTTLLQSYYERYILREDTKEDVPIENSENEKNNDA is encoded by the coding sequence ATGAAATCAATACGACAACCCTATACCTTCGACCGGGTGATACGCATCTTGTTTACGGCGGTAGCCATAGTTGCCGTTTTTTATTTGATACGTTTGCTCAAAAGCGCATTGCTTCCCTTCCTGATAGCCTGGCTCATGGCCTACCTTGTCAATCCGTTTGTTGAATTCATTCAATATCGTTGCCGGGTGAAGATACGCATCATTGCCATTTTCCTGGCACTAATCATCTTGGGTGGGGTGATCGCCTTGTTTGTGTGGTTGATAACACCCGGAATTGTTGAAGAGGCTTCGAAAATGCGGACATTGATTCATGACTATCTCACGCGGGGGTCATCAATAACCCCGTTTATACCGGAGAGTTGGCATCATTATTTGCAGGAACGCATCAATTTTACCCGCATTGCCGAAGCTATGGATCCACAAGATTGGCGTATGTTGATAGAAAAAACGGCTACACAGTTGTGGGCGTTGCTCACCGGTTCGGTCAATCAGATTATCAACATCATCAGTTGGCTCATCATCTTTCTCTATTTTATTTTTATCTTGCTCGATTACGACAAAATCATTTCCGGTTTCAAGGCGTTGATACCCAATCGGTATCGAACAAAGACACTTGAAATTTTCAACGACGTGAAGGAGAGCATGAATCGCTATTTCCGCGGACAGGCTTGTGTCGCATTCCTGGTGGGAATTTTGTTCAGTATCGGCTTCTCGATAGTAGGGTTGCCGTTGGCCATTTTGCTGGGGCTCTTTATAGGGTTGCTCAATATGGTTCCTTATTTGCAGGTCGTCGGTTTTTTGCCGACGCTGCTGTTGTGCATGTTGAAGTCGGTCGAGCCCGGACAAAGCTTTTGGTGGCTTGTCTTTGCCTGTGTCATTGTCTTTGTTGTCGTGCAGCTCATAGAAGATATGATTCTCGTGCCGCGCATCATGGGGCATGTCATGGGGCTCAACCCGGCCATAATCCTGTTGTCCCTTTCGATATGGGGCACGTTGCTGGGCTTGATAGGCATGATTATCGCCCTGCCGCTGACGACGCTTTTGCAGTCTTACTACGAACGCTATATCTTGCGCGAAGATACCAAAGAAGATGTCCCGATAGAAAATTCTGAAAATGAGAAAAATAATGATGCGTAA